DNA sequence from the Hyalangium ruber genome:
AATGGACAAGCGGTCAAGCGGTTCCTGATTGGAATCGGTATGCCGAAAGCCTTCGCCTACCTGATCCCCCTCATGCCGGGATGGAAACAGATCAAAGGCTTGGCGCCGACCCTTATGTACGACATCGCTTTGACACGTGATTTGCCGCCTTTGGATCGAGCGAAGCAGGTGAAGATCCCCATCCAGATCACCTACGGCGAGAAGAGCCCCGAGAGCATGCACGGTGTCTCGAACCAACTCGCGAACGCCATTGCCGGCTCCATTCTTTGCCGAGTACCCAAGCAAGACCATATGGTTGATGCCAAGATCCTGTTGCCCATTCTGTCTGAATTTTTCGAAAGGAGAGCGTCATGAAGCAGCGAATGAACATGGCAACCGTGGCACCTGGGGCATTCCAGGCCATGCTGGGTTTGGAGAACTACCTGCATGGGTGCGGCCTGGGGGAGCCGTTGCTGCTGCTCATCAAGCTCCGCGCCTCACAGCTCAACGGCTGCGCTTACTGCATCGACATGCACTGGAAGGATGCGCGGGCCCTGGGGGAGACAGAGCAGCGGCTGTACGGGCTGGATGCCTGGGAGGAGAGCCCGTACTACACCGAGCGTGAGCGGGCAGCGCTGCGGTGGACCGAGTCCGTCACGAAGCTGGCACCGGGGCACGTGCCGGACTCCGTCTACGAGGCCGTGAAGCCCCACTTCTCCGAGAAGGAACTGGCCGACCTGACGCTGGCCGTGGCCACCATCAACGCGTGGAACCGGATCGTCATCTCCAGCCGCACGGTCCCCGGTGGATACACCCCGGGGACGTACTCCCCGAAGAAGCCCTAGCCGCTCTGCGTCACTTCTTTTTCGGAGAGCGACCGATGAGTTTGGCGGAGCGCGGGAGTCCATGGGGCAAGGCTCACGCAGGAGCCCACTACCCAAGGGAGTGCCATGGCAGAGAAGTTCGCGAGCATCGATGACTACATCCGCGCATGCCCCAAAGACGTCCAGGTCATCCTCAAGAAGGTCCGGCAGTCGATCCGGAAGGTGCTGCCTACAGCCGACGAGAAGATCAAGTACGGGATGCCGGCGCTCATGCTCGACGACCGGCATGCGGTGTATTTCGCTGCCTGGAAACGCCATATCGGTCTCTACCCGATCTACCGCTCCAACGCTCCCATAGAGGAGGAACTCGCGCCCTATCGCGACGCGAAGGACACCCTCAAGTTTCCGCTGAACAAGCCGGTCCCCTACGACCTCATCGAGCGGGTCGTCGCCCACCTCGTGAAGCAGCGAGGTGCGGCGACATAGGCCATCTCCCGGGGCGCCTGATACCTTCGAAGGTCCGTGCCCTCCTGCCCTTCCTGAGCGAACGGTTCGGAGGCACGCCACCCTGGAAGCGAATCGGAGATTGAAGATGGCCGTCACGAGTCCCACGAAGATTGTAGTCATCGGCAGTGGTCTCATGGGGAGCGCACTGGCGCGAGCCTTCGCAGTGGCGGGTCACGAAGTCGCTGTTTGGAACAGGACTCCAGGCAAAGCCAAGAACGTAGGCGGTGGAACTCTCGCGTTCGAGAACCTGATCGAGGCCGTATCGGGACGAGAGCTCGTCGTCGTCTCTTTGTCCAACTATGCCGCCTGCTCCGAGCTGTTCTCTTCGGAGGGAGTCTCCTCGGCACTGGCCGGAAAGACCCTCGTTCAGCTCACCAGCGGCTCACCCGCGGACGCTCGCGAGGCGCTGACGTGGGCAACGGCAAACGGCGTGGACTACCTGGACGCCGCGATCCTCGCCTACCCGAGCTTCGTCGCCACCGATTACGCGACGGTTTTCTACGCCGGCTCGCGCTCGGTCTTCGACCGGCACCTCGAAACCCTCCAGGCGATCGCCAAGAATTCGGTCTACGTCGATGAAAAGATCGGGTCCGCCGCGACTCTCGACTGCGCGATTCTCGGGTCTTACTACGGGAGCTCGCTGGCGCTCCTCCATGCCGCGGCGATGTGCAAGGCTGAAGGTCTCGACCCGAAGACCTTTTTCTCCCACAAGAACTCCTTCCTCGGTTTGATCTCCGTCACCGCCGATGCCGCGCAGGGAATGATCGATCGCAACGATTTTTCGGGTGACCAGTGCAGTCTCAATACCCACGTCGCTGCCATCGAGCACATCGTCCGGCTGAGCAGGGATGCCAGCATCAGCGCGCGCTTCCCGAACGAGCTGCTCGACAATTACAAGCGAGCCATCAGCGCAGGCTTGGGTGGCCAGGAATTGCCAGCTGTGTTCCGTACCCTGATGCAGGATTGACGCGCGTGGACAATGGATCACTCCGAGGGCTCACCATGAGTTCCCGCCCACGCACCCTTCTTGCGATCACGCTCACCGCCGCAGCCAGCACGGCATCCTGTGCCTTCGTGGGGAAGAGCCCTCCAGCGCACTCCATGTGCGATGGACCTCGCGGCTCGCGGGCTCAGCTCAAGACCCCCATCATGGCCTTGAACGGCGGCCCACGGATGGATGAACCCTTCGAGTGCTCCCGGTCGAGCGGCATGGACCGGGGCGCTTACCTCCGCGTCTATGGTCAGGGGCATCGGCCACCACTTCGGAATCTCCGTGCGAGGGATCGACTGCAACTCCGTGCCCATCTGATGCATCGTCGTTCATCACCTGCCGTGAGCCTGGGGCCGTAGCATCACGCACGGCAAGAAGTTGCCCGGGAGCGCTTGCCGGCGGGCAAGAACTTGCCGCCGGGGCACCACCGCCACACTCGTCAGGCAGCCGGCACGAAGGATGCTTTGGAAGGAGCACAGGCCCGCATCATGTGGGCCGGTTCTCAAGGACTCTTCCGACATGCCCTCCCTTGCTCGCGCATTACCCGACTGGAAGCCCCTCTGGCTGGCGCTGGCTGCCACAGCCCCGCTGCTCCTGCCGGGCACCAGTCACGCGGCCACGACCTGCGCCGAGGTGCGCGCGCAGAACCCCTCGGCCGGGGATGGAACCTACTCCCTCACGCTCGGCGGCCAGCAGGTAGCGGTGCATTGCCACGACATGGCCGGCACGCCGCGGGAGTACCTGACGCTGCCCAGTACCGGCAGCACCACCAACTACTCCTATTACGGCAGAGGGCCGAACACGGCGCCTGGCGGGCAGACGACCTGGTACACCAAGGCGCGCTTCGACCCCGCGGCGCTCGCGCTCACGCTCGATGACACCACCTTCGCCA
Encoded proteins:
- a CDS encoding iron chaperone, translating into MAEKFASIDDYIRACPKDVQVILKKVRQSIRKVLPTADEKIKYGMPALMLDDRHAVYFAAWKRHIGLYPIYRSNAPIEEELAPYRDAKDTLKFPLNKPVPYDLIERVVAHLVKQRGAAT
- a CDS encoding carboxymuconolactone decarboxylase family protein produces the protein MKQRMNMATVAPGAFQAMLGLENYLHGCGLGEPLLLLIKLRASQLNGCAYCIDMHWKDARALGETEQRLYGLDAWEESPYYTERERAALRWTESVTKLAPGHVPDSVYEAVKPHFSEKELADLTLAVATINAWNRIVISSRTVPGGYTPGTYSPKKP
- a CDS encoding NAD(P)-dependent oxidoreductase, producing MAVTSPTKIVVIGSGLMGSALARAFAVAGHEVAVWNRTPGKAKNVGGGTLAFENLIEAVSGRELVVVSLSNYAACSELFSSEGVSSALAGKTLVQLTSGSPADAREALTWATANGVDYLDAAILAYPSFVATDYATVFYAGSRSVFDRHLETLQAIAKNSVYVDEKIGSAATLDCAILGSYYGSSLALLHAAAMCKAEGLDPKTFFSHKNSFLGLISVTADAAQGMIDRNDFSGDQCSLNTHVAAIEHIVRLSRDASISARFPNELLDNYKRAISAGLGGQELPAVFRTLMQD